The region CACCAGCCAGTCGTGGGCGCGCAGGCACACCAGGTCCACGGCGCGGCGATGGCCGCCCTCCGCGACAACGCGCTCCAGCAGCTTGCCCAGGCCCGGCGCGACCTCCTGGGCGTCCGCCCGGCGGGTGATCGCCTCGCCCACCACGGCCTGCACATCGGAGTCGCGCAGCACCGTGAGCGCGCCGCGCAGCGCGGTCGCCAGCTCGGCCGTCACCCGCTCGGCATGCTCGGGCTGGACGAGCCAGGTGCCGAGCCGGCCGCCGATGCCGACCGCGCGCAGCCGCATCCGTACGACGTCCCCGGAGAGGAAGTTCTCCCCGACGAACTCCCCGAGGCTGGCCCCGAGCTGGTCCTTCTTGGTGGGGATGATCGCCGTATGGGGAATCGGCAGCCCCATGGGCCGCCGGAAGAGCGCGGTGACCGCGAACCAGTCGGCCAGGGCGCCCACCATGCCCGCCTCGGCGGCCGCGGCGACATAGCCGGTCCAGCCGCCGATACCGGAGGAGCGCGCCCAGGTGGCGAGCACGTACACCAGTGCGACGCCGAGCAGCATGCCGGTGGCGAGCGCCTTCATCCGGCGCACACCGCGCCGCCGCTCCACGTCCAGGGGGCTGTCCGTGACAAAGGGCACAGCCGCGCCCCCGGGCGGCGGGGCCGCCGTCTCACCAGTCGTTCTTCGCTCCATACGCTCCACCCGGTCGGCCCGTCCCCTCATGCATTGTCTCTTTCCGGTCTCAGTGGCCCAAGGGTGGAACGAACGGTGAGTTCCCGTCGTCTGTCCGGGGGAGCGACCCAGCACATTGGGGGCAGGCCGACAGGCGGAGCCGGGTCCCGCCATGGGATCATGAGTCACCGACCGGACCGCATCGGCGCTGCCGGATACCACCCGCCGTTCCCGTCCACATCCGGAGCCTCGGGCTCCGTCCGCCCGAGGAGACAACCCGCTCATGAGCATGCCCCCAATGCCCAGACGCACGGGGTATGCCGTGCTCGCTGCGCTGGCGGCTGTGGTGATCCTCGTCTCCACCGCGATATTCATCGGGCTCGGTGGCGACAAGGGCGGTACGGACTCCCGTGCGCAGGGGGCCCGCGGCTCTGCCGATCCGGCCTCGGCCGGGTCCTGGGTGGGTACCTGGTCCACCTCGGCGGCGGCCGCCGAGCCGAGGACGCTGCGCGGCCTGTCGGGCATGTCGATACGGAACGTGGTGCACACCACCATCGGCGGCACCAGCTCCCGCATCCAGCTCTCCAACTTCTACAGCAGCCGTCCGCTGACGATCACGCATGCCTCGCTGGCGCTGGCCGCCGCGCCCAGCAACCCCACCGCGGCGACCGGCACCATGCGCCGCCTCGCCTTCAACAACCGCACCTGGGTGACGATCCCGCCCGGTAAGGCCATCACCAGCGACCCGGTGCGGCTCGCCGTCCCGGACTCGGCCGACCTGCTGGTCACCACCTACACCCCGCAGGCGTCCGGCTCGGTCACCTACCATCCGCACGCCCGCCAGACGTCGTACATGGCGCGTGGCGACCGTACGGAGGACACGGCGGGCGCCGCCTACACCCAGCAGAGCCCGTACTGGCGCTATCTGACCGGCGTGGACGTGTGGTCCAAGCAGGCCGAGGGCGCGGTCGCGGTGCTGGGCGACTCGATCACCGACGGCATCACCTCCACCGCCGGGGCCAACCACCGGTGGACCGACTTCCTCTCCGAGCGGCTGCGCAGCGAGCCCGGCGCGCCCCGATTCGGCGTGCTCAACCAGGGCATCAGCGGCAACCGCGTGCTGAGCGACGGCACGCAGTATCCGCCCAACAACCCCAGCGGGCTCTCCCGCTTCGACCGCGACGTGCTCTCCCGTACGGGCGTCAAGGCCGTGATCGTCGAGCTGGGCGTCAACGACATACTGCGCATCCCCCACGAGACCGACCCCAACCGGATCGTGTGGGGCCTGAAGCGGCTGACCGAACAGGCCCACGCGCGGGGCCTGCGGGTCATCGGAGCCACCCTGACGCCCTTCTACGGGCACCGCGGCTACACACCCCAGCTTGACGCCGTACGCGAGCAGGTCAACGCGCGGATCCGGGCCGGGAGGGTCTTCGACGAGGTCGTGGACTTCGACAAGGCGCTGCGCGACCCGATCAGCCCGCTACGGCTGCGCCCGGTGTACGACTCGGGCGACCATCTGCACCCGAGCGACGACGGCTACCGGGCGATGGCGCGGGCGCTGGACCTGGACCACCTGCGGGGCCGCACGGCGGCCGAGCTCTAGCCGGAGCTTCTCGCCCGGTACCCGGAGCGGGCCCCGTAAGGGCCTAGTAGTCGTCGCGGCGCTCCTTCTCCAGGGACAGCCGGCGCTCCTCCCGCTCCTCACGGCGCCCGTCGCGCCGCGCGCCCCGCACTTCCCGGCGCTCGGTGCGCAGCTCGTCCCTGCGCTCGGCCTTCACCCGGCGGCGCTCCTCCTTGAGGCGCTTGTGCTCCTCCTTACGGAGCTTGCGCTCGACTGTGACTCCGCCGAAGAGCGCAAGGCCGGTGACGGTCACCCGCGGCGCGCCGGGCTCGCCCTCGACCCCTCCGCTGTGGTCGAAGCCGCCCATGATGCCGATGCCGCTGACATGGGTGTCGACGCCCGGCTCCACGGTGACCTGCACGCCGCCCATGAGGGCGAAGCAGCGGATGACGATCTCGCGGTCCTCGAACCGGGCCTCGCGCAGATCGATCTCACCTCCGCCCATGAGGGTGAACGCGGTGAAGCGGCGCGGCACGGTCCAGGTGCCCTTGCGCTGGAAGCCCCCCATGATCGCGATCCCCGTGCGGGACGTCGGGGTGCCGCCGATGCGCTCCCTCCAGCCGGTGGGATCGGCCGGGGCCGGCGGGGCGGGAGCGGCACTGCCGGGCACCGGGAGGTCCCGTACCAGCGGCTCCAACTCGCCGTGGGTGCGCGCCGTGTAGGCCGCGTTCAGCCGCTCGTCGAACTCCTCCATGTCCAGGCGGCCTTCGGCGACGGCTTCGCGGAGGACCTCCGCGATCCGCTCCCGCTCGGCGTCGGAGGCCCGCATCCCGGCCGGGTCCGGGAGGTCGGGGCTCGCCCCCTGGGAAGAACCAGCGCTCGTCATACGGACAGACTAACGGCGGGCACCGGCCATGGCCCGTATCTCGTACGGGGGTGCCGCCCCCGATCCGTCCACGGTCACGGCCACCGGCCCGTTCACGGGCCCCGCCCCCGGCCCCGCTCACGCTCCGCGCCCGGCCGACCGGCCCTCCCCGCCGTGCAGCATCCTCGCGATCACGTCCTCGATCTCGGGCTCGCGCACCGAGAGGTCCACCATCGGATAGCCGTCGGCGACCGCCGCGACGATCGGCGCCGCGCTGCTGGTCGCCGGGAAGGCCAGCCACTGCCGGGGCCCCTCGACCCGCACCGTCCGGGCCCCGGGGATCTCGATGGGCGGCAGCTCCTGCTCCAGGTCGACCACGAGGGTGCGTTCGCTCTCCCCCACCGCGTGCAGCCCGTCGAGCCCGCCGTCGTAGACCAGCCGGCCGTGGTCGATGACCATCACCCGCTTGCACAGCAGTTCGATATCGGTCAGATCGTGGGTGGTGAGCAGCACGGTGGTGCCCTGCTCGGCGTTCACATCGCGCAGGAACTCCCGCACCTTCGCCTTGCTGACCACATCGAGCCCGATGGTCGGCTCGTCGAGATAGAGCACCTCGGGGTCGTGCAGCAGGGCGGCCGCGATATCGCCGCGCATCCGCTGGCCCAGCGAGAGCTGACGCACCGGCACGTCCAACAGCTCGCTCAGGTTGAGCAGTTCCACGCAGCGGTCCAGGTTCTCCCGGTAGCGGTCGTCGGGGATCCGGTACATCCGCCGCACCAGCGCGTACGAATCGCGCAGCGGCAGATCCCACCACAGGGTGGTCCGCTGCCCGAAGACCACCCCGATCCGGCGCGCGAGCCGCGTCCGCTCCCTGGAGGGGTCGATGCCGGCGACCCTCAGCCGCCCGCCGCTGGGCACCAGGATCCCGGTCAGCATCTTGATCGTGGTGGACTTCCCGGCGCCGTTCGGCCCGATGTAGCCCACCATCTCGCCGCGCGGCACCCGGAAGCTGATGCCGTCCACCGCGCGCACCTCGCGCCGCTCACGGCGCATCAGCCCGGCTCTGCGCCGCACCTGGAACACCTTCTCGACACCGTCGAGCTCGATCAGATCGTCCACGGCCATCCCTCCCCCTCAGCTCCCCGTGCTCTGATACGCCCGCAGCCCCGCCCGCCAGGCCAGCCCCGCCACCGCACAGCAGCCGCAGGCGACCAGCGGCGCCGCGAAGCCGATCCGGGCGGGGAGCCCCAGCGGATCGGGGCGGCCCAGGATGTGCAGCGCCGGCAGCCAGTTGACGAAGGCCAGCGGGATGACGAAGGTGACGCCCCGCAGCAGCTCCTTGCCGAAGACCGTCGGCGGGTACTCCAGCAGCGTGGTCCCGCCGAAGGTGAAGGCGTTCTGCACCTCGGAGGCGTCCTTGGCCCAGAACTGGAAGGCGCCGCCGAGCACGAACAGCGCCCCGAAGATGGCGCCCCCGCTCAGCAGCATCACCGGCATCAGCAGCACCCGGTCCACCGTCCAGTCGATGTCCAGCCGGCTCAGCGACCAGCCGAGCAGCACCGCCCCCTGGGTGATCCGGCCCAGCCGGCGCAGCGCGAAGCGGTCGGCGGCGACCTGGGCGAGTATCGGCACCGGCCGCACCAGCAGGGTGTCCATCGTGCCGTCGCGCACCCGCTGGCCCAGCCGGCCCATGGTGCCCAGCGTGAGATCGGCGAGGCCGAAGGCGACGCTGGTGGTGCCGTAGAGGAAGGCGACCTCGTCAAGGGTGAAGCCGCCCAATTGCCCGATGTGGGTGAACATCAACGCGATCGCGACGAAGTCCAGACCGGTCGCGAGGAGGTTCCCCAGCGTCATGATCAGGAACGAGGTGCGGTACGCCATCGTGGAGCGCACCCACATCCCGACGATCAGGACGTAGGCCCGGAGCCCGTTGGACACGGCCGACTCAGCCACCCTGGACCACCACCTTCCGGGTCGCCACCGACTGCAGCACCCGCCCCGCCGCCAGCAGCACCACCATCCACCCCGCCTGGAAGGCGAACGCCCCCAGCAGCCCCGCCCCCCGGTGCTCCTCCAGGAAGACATCCGCGGGCACCTGGAGCATCGCCGCCCAGGGCAGCGCGCGGGCGATCTCGCCGAGCTGCCCGGGGAAGACGTTGAGCGGCAGGATCATCCCGGAGAAGAACAGGCACAGCAGCCCGCTCAGCATGGCCAGCCCCGTCCCGTCGAGCAGCCAGAAGGAGGCGAGCGAGACCAGATAGCGCACCGCGAAGCCGACGCACACCGCGAGCACCACCGACAGCAGGAACCACAGCCAGGTCAAGGGCGAGGCGGGCAGCCGGAGTTCGAAGACCAGCGCCCCGATCCCCATCGGCACCACGCCGCGCCCCAGCAACTGGAACAGCGCCCGGCCGAGCTCGGTGGCCAGCCACCACGACTGGAGGTCGACGGGGCGGTAGAGGTCCACGGCGATGTCACCGGAGCGGATGCGGTCCTGCAGCTCCTCCTGGAAGCCGCCGCCCATCAGCGCTACGGCCGCCAGCAGCGCCTGGCCGAGCCAGACGAAGGTCAGCGCCTGGTCGAGGTCGTAGCCGCCGAGGTGCGGCCGCTCGTCCCACAGCGCGGTGTAGGTGTAGGCGAGGATGAAGCCGAAAACGGTATTGGTGAAGACCCCGGCCACGGTGGCGATCCGATACGTCGCGTAGCGTTTGAAGCCGCTGACCGCGACGGCCGCGTACAGCCGCATCCGCCCGCCCCTCCCTCCCTCGACCACGGCGCCCGGCCGGCGCCAAAATCCGGAGCCTAGTGGGGTGACCGGAGAGACGGCCAGGCAATATTCACCGGATGGTGTGAGCGGAATCATCCATGTGGCCGGTCACAGACCAGTCACGGGTGCGCGCCACGTCCTCGGCCCGGAACGGATGATGCGACAGTGTTTTATCGGGCGTACGACGCGAATCGCCCGACCGTGCACGATCCTGCCGCCGTGCAACCCTCGACGGCGGCCGAGGAGTCTCAGGAGACATGAGCGACGAGCCCCAGTTGATCGACGGTGGCGCGGCCGGAACGGGTGCCCGGCCCGGCATCGACGATGGCAACCACGACACGCCGCACCGCGCGGACGGCCTCCCCGCAGGCAGACCGGCCAAGGGCAGAAAGGGCCGTCCCCAGCGCACCGGATGGCGCCGGCTGCTGCCCACCTGGCGCATGGTCCTCGGCGGCTTCCTCCTGATCGTCCTGCTGATCGCGGGCGGGCTCGTCACCGGCTATCTGCTCGTCGACATCCCCCCGGCGAACAGAGCCGCCATCGCCCAGAGCAATGTCTTCCTCTACTCCGACGGCTCCCAGCTCGCCCGCGAGGGCAAGGTCAACCGGGAGAACGTCCAGCTCAGCCAGATTCCCAAGCGGATCCAGCACGCGGTGCTGGCTGCCGAGGACCGGGACTTCTACTCGGAGTCGGCCATCAACCCCGAGGCGATGGTCCGGGCCGCCTGGAACACCGCCACCGGCAAGGGCAAGCAGTCCGGCTCCACCATCACCCAGCAGTATGTGAAGAACTACTACCTGGACCAGGAACAGACGGTCACCCGCAAGGCCAAGGAGTTCTTCATCGCGATCAAGCTGGACCGGGAGGTGAGCAAGGACAAGATCCTCGAGGGCTACCTCAACACCAGCTACTTCGGGCGCAACGCCTACGGCATCCAGGCCGCCGCCCAGGCGTACTACGGCAAGGACATCGGCGAGCTCGACACCGCCCAGGGCGCGTATCTGGCGACCCTGCTGAACGCCCCCAGCGCCTACGACGTCGTCGCCCATCCGCAGAACAAGGGGCGGGCCACGGCCCGCTGGCACTACGTCCTGGACGGCATGGTCAAGAAGGGCTGGCTGACCCGGGCCGACCGGCAGAAGATGACCTTCCCCGCGCCCTCCGACGCCAGGGTCGCCTCGGGCATGTCCGGCCAGCGCGGCTATCTCGTCGAGGCCGTGGAGGACTACCTCACCAGCAACGGGATCATCGACGAGCAAACCCTGGCGCGCGGCGGCTACCGCATCACCACCACGATCGACAAGAAGAAGCAGGACGCCTTCGCGGCGGCCGTGCGCGACCGGCTGATGAGCAAGCTCAGCCCGAAGGACCGCAAGGTCGACCGCTATGTGCGCGCGGGCGGCGCCTCGATCGACCCGAAGACCGGCAAGGTGGTCGCGCTCTACGGCGGGATCGACTACACCAAGCAGTTCGTCAACAACGCGACCCGCCGTGACTACCAGGTGGGATCCACGTTCAAGCCATTCGTCTTCACCTCGGCGGTGCGCTACGGGTCCACCACCCAGGACGGTCAGACGATCACCCCGGACACCCTCTACAACGGCGACAACAAGCGCGAGGTCGTCGGCCCGGAGGGGCCCACCGGCTACTCCCCCGCCAACGAGGACGACGTCGACTACGGCGACATCGACGTCACCACGGCCACCGACAACTCGGTGAACTCGGTGTACGCGCAGATGGCCCAGGACGTCGGCCCCGCCAAGGTCAAGCAGACCGCCATCGACCTGGGCGTCCCCAAGAACACCCCCGATCTGCACGCCTCCCCCTCCATCGCGCTCGGCCCCGCCACCGCGAGCGTGCTGGACATGACCGAGGCGTACGCGACCCTCGCCAACCACGGCGAGCACGGCAAGTACGGCCTGGTCGAGGAGGTCACCAAGGACGGTGCGCGGGTCAGTCTCCCGGACCGGGAGAACCGGCAGGCCATCCCGCGCAGCGCCGCCGACACCACCACCTCGATACTGCAGAGCGTGGTCGACGGCGGCACCGGCACCGCCGCCCAGGCCGCCGAGCGCCCGGCGGCGGGCAAGACCGGCACCGCGGAGGAGGACAAGGCCGCCTGGTTCGCGGGCTACACCCCGGATCTGGCGACCGTGGTAGCGGTGATGGGCCAGGACTCCAATACCGGCGTGCAGAAGCCGCTGTACGGGGCGACGGGCCTGGAGCGGATCAACGGCGGCGGCTATCCCGCCGAGATCTGGGCGCAGTACACATCGGGCGCGCTGGACGGCAAGCCACCGGCCGAGTTCGATCTGCGGCTGGAGGACGGGGCGAGCGCCCCCGACGGCTCCCAGCCCGGCCAGCAGCCTCCGGGCTCCCCGCCGCCGGTGGTCACCACTCCCCCGACCGACGCCCCGCCGGACACCTCGGTCCCCACGGCGCCGACCGACACCCCGCCGACGCTGCCCACCACGCCCCCGACCATCCCCACCCCGCCGACGGACATCCCCACCGGGGGGCCGACGACCGAGCCGGGACCGGGCGGGCCGGGTGATCCGGGTGGCGATCCGGGCGACCCAGGGGGGCCGGTGGGCGGCTGAGACCGCGGACCGCGAACAGCGGAGGGTGGTGACGGATACCGTCACCACCCTCTGTCATGTCCGATGCCGCGGTGTCCCTACAGGTAGAGCCCCGTGGAGTCCTCCGCGCCCTCCAGCCGCTCGGCCGCCACCGCGTGCAGATCGCGCTCCCGCATCAGGACGTAGGCGACCCCGCGGACCTCGACCTCGGCCCGGTCCTCCGGGTCGTAGAGCACCCGGTCACCGGGCTCCACGGTCCGTACGCTCTGCCCGACCGCGACCACCTCGGCCCAGGCCAGCCGCCTGCCGACCGCCGCGGTGGCGGGGATGACGATGCCGCCGGACGACCGGCGCTCGCCCTCCGGAATGTCGGTGCTTACCAGCACACGGTCGTGCAGCATCCGGATGGGCAGCTTGTCATGGGTCGTGTTCGCACTCACGCCATGACCGTACCTGGCCGGACGGCGCGATGACGCCTCAGGGCCGGTGCGGGCCGCCTTCGCTCAGCGGTGCCGGCCGCCTTCTCAGCGGTGCCGGCCGGCCCTTCGCTCAGCGGCGCCGCTTGGAGCACCACGAGGAGCGGGACGCCTTGGCGGACCGGGAGGACCTCGCCGAGAGGGCGAGCAGCCCGACCAGCCCGGCCACGGCGAGCGCCACCGGCACGATCCGCTCCATGCGGGGCCGGCCCTCCTCCGACACCAACTGGGCCCGCACGCCCGCCACCGCGCGGTTGGCGGACACATAGGCCCG is a window of Streptomyces violaceusniger Tu 4113 DNA encoding:
- a CDS encoding ABC transporter permease, which translates into the protein MRLYAAVAVSGFKRYATYRIATVAGVFTNTVFGFILAYTYTALWDERPHLGGYDLDQALTFVWLGQALLAAVALMGGGFQEELQDRIRSGDIAVDLYRPVDLQSWWLATELGRALFQLLGRGVVPMGIGALVFELRLPASPLTWLWFLLSVVLAVCVGFAVRYLVSLASFWLLDGTGLAMLSGLLCLFFSGMILPLNVFPGQLGEIARALPWAAMLQVPADVFLEEHRGAGLLGAFAFQAGWMVVLLAAGRVLQSVATRKVVVQGG
- a CDS encoding ABC transporter permease encodes the protein MWVRSTMAYRTSFLIMTLGNLLATGLDFVAIALMFTHIGQLGGFTLDEVAFLYGTTSVAFGLADLTLGTMGRLGQRVRDGTMDTLLVRPVPILAQVAADRFALRRLGRITQGAVLLGWSLSRLDIDWTVDRVLLMPVMLLSGGAIFGALFVLGGAFQFWAKDASEVQNAFTFGGTTLLEYPPTVFGKELLRGVTFVIPLAFVNWLPALHILGRPDPLGLPARIGFAAPLVACGCCAVAGLAWRAGLRAYQSTGS
- a CDS encoding transglycosylase domain-containing protein, whose protein sequence is MSDEPQLIDGGAAGTGARPGIDDGNHDTPHRADGLPAGRPAKGRKGRPQRTGWRRLLPTWRMVLGGFLLIVLLIAGGLVTGYLLVDIPPANRAAIAQSNVFLYSDGSQLAREGKVNRENVQLSQIPKRIQHAVLAAEDRDFYSESAINPEAMVRAAWNTATGKGKQSGSTITQQYVKNYYLDQEQTVTRKAKEFFIAIKLDREVSKDKILEGYLNTSYFGRNAYGIQAAAQAYYGKDIGELDTAQGAYLATLLNAPSAYDVVAHPQNKGRATARWHYVLDGMVKKGWLTRADRQKMTFPAPSDARVASGMSGQRGYLVEAVEDYLTSNGIIDEQTLARGGYRITTTIDKKKQDAFAAAVRDRLMSKLSPKDRKVDRYVRAGGASIDPKTGKVVALYGGIDYTKQFVNNATRRDYQVGSTFKPFVFTSAVRYGSTTQDGQTITPDTLYNGDNKREVVGPEGPTGYSPANEDDVDYGDIDVTTATDNSVNSVYAQMAQDVGPAKVKQTAIDLGVPKNTPDLHASPSIALGPATASVLDMTEAYATLANHGEHGKYGLVEEVTKDGARVSLPDRENRQAIPRSAADTTTSILQSVVDGGTGTAAQAAERPAAGKTGTAEEDKAAWFAGYTPDLATVVAVMGQDSNTGVQKPLYGATGLERINGGGYPAEIWAQYTSGALDGKPPAEFDLRLEDGASAPDGSQPGQQPPGSPPPVVTTPPTDAPPDTSVPTAPTDTPPTLPTTPPTIPTPPTDIPTGGPTTEPGPGGPGDPGGDPGDPGGPVGG
- a CDS encoding DUF445 domain-containing protein, translating into MERRTTGETAAPPPGGAAVPFVTDSPLDVERRRGVRRMKALATGMLLGVALVYVLATWARSSGIGGWTGYVAAAAEAGMVGALADWFAVTALFRRPMGLPIPHTAIIPTKKDQLGASLGEFVGENFLSGDVVRMRLRAVGIGGRLGTWLVQPEHAERVTAELATALRGALTVLRDSDVQAVVGEAITRRADAQEVAPGLGKLLERVVAEGGHRRAVDLVCLRAHDWLVEHNESVMQAVTGGAPGWTPRFVDRKVGDRVYKELLRFVTEMRDMPAHPARGALDRFLTDFAGDLQSDTDTRARVERVKSEVLGRGDVQDIIATAWASVRAMIVTAAEDERSELRQRARAAILSLGRRMVTDRRLRDKADGWLEDAAVYVVTTYRDEITSLITETVAGWDAEHTSRKIEAHIGRDLQFIRINGTVVGALAGLVIYTVSRVMGG
- a CDS encoding SGNH/GDSL hydrolase family protein, with protein sequence MSMPPMPRRTGYAVLAALAAVVILVSTAIFIGLGGDKGGTDSRAQGARGSADPASAGSWVGTWSTSAAAAEPRTLRGLSGMSIRNVVHTTIGGTSSRIQLSNFYSSRPLTITHASLALAAAPSNPTAATGTMRRLAFNNRTWVTIPPGKAITSDPVRLAVPDSADLLVTTYTPQASGSVTYHPHARQTSYMARGDRTEDTAGAAYTQQSPYWRYLTGVDVWSKQAEGAVAVLGDSITDGITSTAGANHRWTDFLSERLRSEPGAPRFGVLNQGISGNRVLSDGTQYPPNNPSGLSRFDRDVLSRTGVKAVIVELGVNDILRIPHETDPNRIVWGLKRLTEQAHARGLRVIGATLTPFYGHRGYTPQLDAVREQVNARIRAGRVFDEVVDFDKALRDPISPLRLRPVYDSGDHLHPSDDGYRAMARALDLDHLRGRTAAEL
- a CDS encoding GroES family chaperonin — its product is MLHDRVLVSTDIPEGERRSSGGIVIPATAAVGRRLAWAEVVAVGQSVRTVEPGDRVLYDPEDRAEVEVRGVAYVLMRERDLHAVAAERLEGAEDSTGLYL
- a CDS encoding DUF3618 domain-containing protein, with the protein product MSDARTPAQIEADIARRRQELAVTLDEIGVRMHPKTIIGDAKAKAASAVDRTAGRAYVSANRAVAGVRAQLVSEEGRPRMERIVPVALAVAGLVGLLALSARSSRSAKASRSSWCSKRRR
- a CDS encoding ABC transporter ATP-binding protein produces the protein MAVDDLIELDGVEKVFQVRRRAGLMRRERREVRAVDGISFRVPRGEMVGYIGPNGAGKSTTIKMLTGILVPSGGRLRVAGIDPSRERTRLARRIGVVFGQRTTLWWDLPLRDSYALVRRMYRIPDDRYRENLDRCVELLNLSELLDVPVRQLSLGQRMRGDIAAALLHDPEVLYLDEPTIGLDVVSKAKVREFLRDVNAEQGTTVLLTTHDLTDIELLCKRVMVIDHGRLVYDGGLDGLHAVGESERTLVVDLEQELPPIEIPGARTVRVEGPRQWLAFPATSSAAPIVAAVADGYPMVDLSVREPEIEDVIARMLHGGEGRSAGRGA
- a CDS encoding DUF1707 SHOCT-like domain-containing protein; protein product: MTSAGSSQGASPDLPDPAGMRASDAERERIAEVLREAVAEGRLDMEEFDERLNAAYTARTHGELEPLVRDLPVPGSAAPAPPAPADPTGWRERIGGTPTSRTGIAIMGGFQRKGTWTVPRRFTAFTLMGGGEIDLREARFEDREIVIRCFALMGGVQVTVEPGVDTHVSGIGIMGGFDHSGGVEGEPGAPRVTVTGLALFGGVTVERKLRKEEHKRLKEERRRVKAERRDELRTERREVRGARRDGRREEREERRLSLEKERRDDY